The DNA window aaattaaaataatttttgattcAGATTCATTTTttagtaaattaaaataatttttgattcACTTTTGTCAGAAGCTGTCCATGAAAAATCCTATAAGATATCAATTATTACTAAACTCACCATAGGCCAAAGTTTATCACATCATTTATAAACCTCGTTTGTTTTTTCACGATCAAGTTTTTCACTTCAAGCATCACGTCGCTGACTTCTCGGACCTATGTCAAACTTTTCATTGAGTGGAAGAGCATGATTTTCCAATCCCAAATACTCAAGAATAGATAAGCCCACGCGTTACGCGTTGATAGCACTAACAAATTAAAGCATGGATGAATGATGAAATTTCTTCTTCATTGTTCATGCACGCTACTGCCACTTTTTTTTCTCGCACTATATATTGTGTTCAGTCTCACTTCATATAAAGATAACCTTCCAATTCGGTACCATATTTGCCCTTATATTGGACACCAGCTAGCTGTGCAACCACCCCACTTAGTTCGATTTTCTGTTTATTTTTATCAAACGCAACTGAATGTTTAAAGAAAAACCACGGTTTGATCTCACAACTATGATAGTAAGAAGGATGAAATCACTTGATATTAGAATTGATGATAAATCATATTAGACACTTTAATAGACTTTAATAGACTGAATATGGATagtgaaaactaaaaaaaaagttataatcAATTTTTAACCAATATATTTGTTAGAATAAATGAGATATTTACAAATATATTTGTTGGAATAAATCGTAATTAAATTTTAACCAATATATTTTAAGTAGATACTCttataaattcaaatatttaccaAGACAAAATAGGACATCGTTATGTGTGTTTTTGCACCCTTCCATTTTACggagttttgattttttttttcttttctttctcgaTTATTTTTAGTTACAACTTCATACATTTAATATTAGTTACACCTTGACTAGACAAATTAGATGCGACAGAAGGTAAAGGTAGAATTCACTATAAATTGTATAGTGCAAAAGTAAAGCTCGCTCAAATGGTAGGGGATGATACTAATGTTTTTAGTTTGAGTTTTTGTATACAGTCAAATACCAACAaagataaaacaaaacaaaacaaaaaattatattacaagaatataattacaaaaataaggatgaaacttttCAAGATTGTGGATGAGTATTCTAAATTTATTTGGAGGTTATTTTTAATCTAGAAAGATTTTTGTTTATTCCGCTaagtttgtcaaaaaaaaattatttgaaaattttcttATTCCATAATGATTATTGTGGTAAATTTGAAAACTATCAACTTCaaaacttttgaaacaaaaattggATTGTTCAAATTTATTTTATGTCCAATAACTCCACAATAAAATGGTGTTGTTGAgcgtaaaaattgtgttttagaaGAACTCCCTTTGATCATATTAAGCGGAATGAGCTTGCCTAAGTATTTTTGGACAGAtgcgattaataacccatgccaTTTCTTAAACAGGGTGGTCATTCGACCAATCCTAGAAAAGACACCCTATGAGTTACTTAAAGGTAGGAAATCAAATATTTCTTACTTTCGTATTTTCGGTTGCAAATGTTTCATTTTAAATAAGGAAAAGACAATCTTGATAAATTTGACGCTAAGTTCGATGAAGGAATATTCTTAGGGTACCCATCTTTGAGTAAAAATTATAGAGTTTATTACAATCATTAAACATCATCGGTTGAACTTGATCATGTTGTGTTTGATGAGTCCTCACCCCAAAAGACGGGAAAAGGTATTAGTTCTGATATTTCATGTGTGATAACGGAGAACTTGATCAACGACGTAAGTTCCAAAGAGGATCCTTCTTCTTCACCAAAGGATGAAGACATTAATGAACATAAAGAGGAAAGCTCACATAAGGAAGACAAACAAGAGACCTCAACTCACTGTCTCAAGATTGGGTGGTTGCAAAAGATCACTCGTTGGATCAAATACTAGGAGAAGTCCAAAGAGGTGTAAGTACTAGATCTCATGTTAACAATGTTTATAAGTATCCTGCTTTCATCTCTTTGATTGAACCTAAAATGATATATGATGTTTTACTTGATGAGAGATGGTTacttgctatgcaagaagaactttaaacacaattatgtttgggatcttgttccccGTCCAGTTGATCAAACCGTCATTGACATAAGATGTGTATTTAGGAACAAGATGGATGAAAATTGCGTAATTACTAGAAATAAAGTCAGGCTAGTGGCAAAAGGGTAAAGTCAAGCTGAAGAAATAAACTACGAGGAGACTTATGCTCCTGTAGTTCGTGCATAAGCTATTCGTCTCCTTTTGGTTTTCGTTTTCTTCCTATAttttaagctttatcaaatggatattaaatatgtttttcttaaTGGTTACGTAAACAGAGAATTCTAGGTCTCACAAACTCATGGTTTTGAGGATCACGAAAATCCTAACTATGTTTTTCAActcaaaattgttctttatggTCTCAGACAggctccaagagcttggtatgagcGTCTAAGtgaatttttaatcaaaaaataattaaacagtGGTAAAGTAAACACCACTTTGTTTATTAGGCGCAAAGCAAAGCATATTCTTTTAGTTTAAATATATGTCGATGATATTAAATTCGGTTCTACTAATTGTTGAGATGTCATATATAATCCAAGTTGAGTAATCCAAGCCCAAACCGTTTGTTAGCCTACTTAGTGTACAAgttagttgtatataaatagacATAGTTTGTAATTCAGTTTATACAACTCAATAATATCAATCCTTATTTACCTTATTCTCTCTATTATTTTCTCCTCACTGAAAGTACCTCGCGCACTAACAAATCGATATCTAGAGCTTCCGGTTCGTGTTCTTGATCGTGTTTTGAAGAATTTCATGTTAATGGTCGTGTTTCCAAGGAACATGAATCAATCACTACAAAGATGAATGGTATTAATAGAATTCTGAATTCTCTTCCAATTCTTGACAGCAAAAATTGGAACTAATGGAGAAAGCAGATGAAGTCCTTGTTTGGTTTTTATGAACCCCTAGAAGTGGTAAAAAACAACGTTTCTAAGCTTACTTGGAATGCAACCGACGTGCAGAAAACTGCACACAAGGAGACAAAGAAGAAAGATTGCAAGGTTACATATTACATTCAATCGACAGTAGATTTGGCGAATTTCAACAAGATCTCATGTTGAATTGGAGAAGAAGGCATGTGATATTCTTGTCAAGTACGATGAAGGAGGTGAGAAAGTTAAAATTGTCAAATTGAAAACTTTGCGAAGGCATTATGAATTGCTGTAGATGGGAGAAGATGAAAAGATTGTAGGATAGTTGAGAAGGTAATTTATACGTTGACCTCTTACTTTAATCCATAGCTATTTAAGAATCCAACAATCTTGAAAACCTAAAATTGGAAGATTTGATTGGTTTGTTAGAGGCACATGAGATTAGAATTGTCGAAAGGAAAAGGGTTCAAGATTCGATACAAGCACTGGAAGCTCAGACATGGAAGAagaatggtggttccaacaaattcaaaggcaAAAACGACAAGACTCATGGAAAGAAATTTTGGTCGAATCCTCACAAGAGTAAGGTCGGTGATAGGGTTTTTAAATCCTCGAAAAGAGGAGTTGGAAACTATCATAAAGACAGAGAAGATAAAAAAGGTATGTAGTGCTATAACTTTGAAAAGTGGGGTCACTTGGATAAGAACTGTTGGTACAGGAAAGACAAGAGATCGACAAAAGGCAAAAATGAAGGAGCAAACCTCGCACGTCAAGACTCAGATGATTCTGATGATATGGTGGTTATGGCTGCAGTTGCAGATAACCATATCAAATCCAAGATCTGGTTCCCCGACTCAGGCTGCTCGAATCACATGACTGGTCGAAAGGACTGGTTGACAGATTTCGACGAGTCAAGCAAGAGCAAAGTCAAACTTGCAAATAATAGCTCGTTGCAAGCAGAAGGTACTGGCAATATTGTTTTTCAAAGGAGCAATGGTGCAAAAGTCTtgatcaaagatgtactttatgtacCTGACATGAAGTGCAATCTACTAAGTGTTGGACGACGGGTCGAAAAAGGTTTTTCAGCCGACATGAAATATGGAGCTTTAGAATTGTTCGACATAAAAACAATTTGGTCTTGAAATCTCCACTATCGAAGAATCAGACATTTAAGAATCTGATCAATTTGATAGAGGTATAATGCTTGAAAACAGTTGTCGACTACAAGGATAGTTGGTTGTGGCATTTGAGGTTTGGCCGTTTGAACTTCAGGCCACTTAATCAACAGATTACTCAAGGGATGGTAAACGACATACCAAGTCTTTTGATGCCCGATAAACTCTATGAAGGTTGTTTAGTCGGAAGGAAATCAAAATTCCTTCGTTTAGACTATGCCAATGAGATCCTTCTGCATACTCGAAGTTGTATGTGAAGATGTATGTGGCCCTTTTAAGGAGCATACCATTGGTGGAAACAAGGATTTCGTCTCATTTATCAATGAGTACAATCGAAAGCTTTGGATCTATGTGATCAAGCGAAAGGACGAAGTATTTGAAATCTTTAAGAGATTCAAAAAGCTTGTCGAAAATCAGAGTGAGAAGAAGATCAAAGTTCTTTGAACAAATGGAGTTGGCAAATACACATCCAAGatatttgaagagttttgtgcaGAACATGGTATCAATCACGAGGTAATTCCTCCTTATACGCCTCAACATAATGGAATTGCTTAAAGAAGAAACATGAGCATATTGGATATGGCGAGATGCATGCTGAAGCAGAAGAATTCACCATAATCATTATAGGGTGAAGCTATTACCACTACTGTTTATATTATGAATAGATGCCCTACCAAGAAATTGAAGAACAAGGTTTCTGAAGAAGTGTGGAGTGGAAAAGACCATCAGTGAGTCATCTGGAGGTGTTTGGCTCTATTTGTTACAAGCATGTTACTGATGCGAGAAGAAGGAAGCTTGATGATAAGAGTGAACCTATGATTCTGGTAGGATATCATAAAACTGGTGCATACATGTTATTCAATCCAATTAATGAGAAGATCGTGGTGAGTTGAGATATTGATGAAAATTCTGCATGGGATTGGAATCCTAATGATGCAATTAATAAGCCATTAAGATATTAGATATAATCCAAGTTGATTAATCTAAGCCCAAACCCAATTAGGATTTGTTATCCTACTTAGTGTACAAGTTAGTTATATATAAATAGACATAATTTATAATTCAGTTTATAAAATTCAATAATATCAATCCTTATTTTCCTTATTCTCTCTAttattctctcctcactaaaagtgtcTCATGGACTAACAATAATGAATCTCTTTGCtaagaatttgcaagtttaaaTGGGAGAACTCGCATATTTCTTAGGATTGTAAATCAAGCAAGCCGGAGAAAGAACTttcataagtcaaataaggtatTGCTTTGAGCTTCTCAAGAAGTTCAATATGCAAAGTTCAAGGAGCATTTTAATCACCGTGGCGTCAAACGTGTTTATTGATAAAGACGAGAATAGAGTGTAGATGGAAATcgcgcgcgcgcgcacacacacatatatatgaggagggatattcttactccaagagtaagttatcaagacttacttcacatcttgaccattaattcttatcaatctaatggttaatatcaatgaataatagttttctctctccatatttaattactcatCATTTTTCTCATATAAATCTCTGATGCAAGTTTTATATACTCTCACCACAAtatgtttttttcctttttttttttaaaattccatcactataaaataagttttttgttttttacaaTATTCCATCACAAGTTAATGTTATGTAATATGTACCCTTACCATACATAAATTGGTGAAAGGTGATAATGTATGGTTATAAGATTCATATATATGATGAATATTAACTATTCCAAAGGCAAAATATATGACAGATTATAATGGCCAGCTTTTCCCAACTTTGTAAAGTTCTCTATTTGTAGGCCTCACTACAAACTAACCTAAACCCTCTCACTCCACTCGGACATGTATATAAATGTAGTTTTGTCAAGATTCTTCACAAATCCATCTTTtgcattattttaatattatctaACAATGGCTAATTTGCTTAcactattttttgtgataatgagTGGTTTCAAATTAGGAGTATATGGATTGAGCATGAACTACTACTTGTTTAGCTGCCCTTTTGTTGATTCTGTTGTTAAAAACAATGTCAACACAGCTCTGCAGGATGATCCCACCCTAGCAGCAGGTTTAGTCAGAATGCACTTCCATGATTGTTTCATAGAGGTTCTCTCTCTTATGCTCTCCCCACTCTTTCTTCACATGCATATATGATACTAAAAAGTGGTTGGTTAATATTTTTCTTGTATGATAGGGATGTGATGGGTCGGTTCTAATAGACTCCACTAAGGAGAACACAGcagaaaaagattcacctgcaaATTTGAGCTTGAGAGGATACAAAGTGATAGATGATATCAAACAAGAGCTTGAAAAGCAATGTCCTGGAGTGGTTTCATGTGCTGATATTCTTGCCATGGCTGCTAGAGATGCAGTTTTCTTTGTAAGATCAATCTTTTCTACACTTTTTGTTATTATGAAAtgaagttcttttttttttttgtggtaaTATTATTGAGACCATGATATGTGCAGGCTGGTGGTCCAGTGTATAACATACCAAAAGGAAGGAAAGATGGAACAAGGTCTAAAATTGAGGATACTTTCAATCTGCCACCTCCATTTTTCAATGCATCTCAACTCGTTAGGATGTTTGGCCAACATGGTTTTTCTCCAAAAGATATGGTGGCTCTTTCCGGTAATATTTGTGCTTTAATTAATATATTCATGGATGTTATTGTTCGGTTTAGAACTagaaatgatcaaagaaattatGAGGTAATACCTTACTGTGGTGGAGTTGTGATTTCAATGCAGTAGAGAGTGATGACTGACATGTAAGGTTAGCATTACAATAAGGGCCAATGTGTGAGTGAgaataaatttgaatatttaaaaatacgTGTTTctctatttaaataataaaagcaATTAAAACTTTTCGCGTGAGGTGATGTGCGACGTGTGGAAAACCATTGGATCTAATAAGATGGTGATTACGTGTCTGGAGGGTAGAATTgtctatttttggatgaatgagaGATCACCTCCTCCACTCCTCCACGTTCTCTACTGCTTGATGGCGCTCTTGGTCCTTGCGAACGGGCATGAATActtattaaaatatcttttgtgTAAAAATTTTGAGTTCGAATTCGGATCATCAAATTTTTAGCCTCTCTAAAAGtgtttatttaaaaatgtattgatTACTCAACTAATAACAATATGATTAtgcaataattttattaaaagcaTCATCATCAGCTATTTTAATTATTCAGGAGCTCACACACTAGGAGCAGCAAGGTGTGTTTCTTTCAAGGAAAGACTAACCCAATTGGATCAAACATTGGATACAGAATTTGCAAAAACTCTCTCCAAAACATGCAACATTGGTGACAATGCTGAACAACCTTTTGATGCAACAAGAAACGATTTTGATAATTCATACTTCAATTCTTTGGTCTCAAACAATGGTGTTCTTACTTCAGACCAAACATTGTACAATAGCCCACAAACTAGGAACATTGTGAACATGTATGCAATGAATGAGGCATTGTTCTTCTTGGATTTTCAACAAGCTATGGTGAAGATGAGCTTGCTTGATGTTAAAGAAGGTTCTAAAGGAGAAGTAAGAAAAAACTGCCGTAAAATAAATTGAATGTATCGGATTGTAGTTTGTACGAGCAGATGAGAAGTACATGATCtatatatgaaataaaatatgTATGGTTTGTTCTATGATTATCTATaactattaatatttatattgtatgTAAATGATAAAATGAATGAGGTGTTAGAAATCTTCCTTCCAAAGCATATATTTATAGTCCGAAGAATTTGTTTTAAAGTAAAAGAATTTGTTTGTTATAAACGCATGAAATATAAGAAACTTCATATTATGAAAATATCATGCTatgaaaatttagaaaaaaataactttttatcTTGAAAATTAGGGGTGTTCACGGTGCGGTTTGAACGGTTTTGACGAAAATAACCATCCGAATCGCAAGAAAAAAAATCgtgcagtttggtttggttcggttgactttaaaAAAAATCGAACAAAACTAAACCATATAAATGGCAAAATGaatttgtatttagacattcatacactatcaaataaaacaatataatatgtaaaaattaaattagacaaaagtggaataataaacataaaataatagcataaaacaatataaaaattattataatgaaataaaaaaatagaagagacgagataTTAGtgatgatgaaaaagaaaaaaataaaagagatgagagagtagagaagaagatgtgcaataaaaacaaaactgaaatagagaacatttgcatataaaagtgaaaaagaaagaatataagagagtaaagattagagaagaagagggaagatgtatgtggcaaagaaggtgagacaatgctattagagatttgagaagatcgggattGAAATCATATgagtaaggatgagaaaattattCGTAATCATAAGCCTAAGGtataatagatttaagtttgggttgaatgtgagttaagtaaaagttagattGTAACATAATGTGGATTGATTTCGGTTTAGTTTGgcttggtttgcggttttctattggattAGTttagttttgaacacccctaatggAAATAGCTTCTCTCATTCTAAATCTTAAAttctaaaattttttaaaaaaatacttttgAAAATTCAGAAATACATTTTTGGACGCACTACTTTCACAATAAAACACGTTTCAAGTGAGACTCACAtcctttttttctcaaaatttaaACCGGAAATGTATCTTTGAATCCATCCATCAAGATTTTTCTAATTTAACAACTCAATGGCATTCGAAAGTATACTTTCAAATTTGTGAAATGCAAATTTGAAAACATGCCACCTTTGCATGTCAGTCACAATTTCAAAAGTGCATTTCTGCATTTGACATGCaggatttttaataaaatgacaccctgcatattcttcttcttcatgatcaaacatcattttttctcaaaaaccttaaaaaaatatCCTTCCATTCCCAATTAAGTTTTGGATTCGTTGGGTTTGCATTTTTTGAAAATCGAAAAAGAGGACAGCGTTAAATGGGCTTTAGAAGTGTGTTGGACATTATTACCGATTGTGATACCACATTGATGAATACGGTTGCAAAATGTTTCCTACGTCATACACATTACTTTAGAGGTTTCAAATCACAAACAATGTGAGAATTTGACTTACACCCACAGTAGGGACCAAACACATAAAGGTTGAAGACAGAAAAATGGTCAAAGTGTTTTCAAAGGAGTTTGCATTTGCGAGCCATCTCTTTCAACACGTTTACCCAAAATTCTATACATCAAAGAGATTCcggtttttatgcacaaatacattgaATGAATTGTCAGTGTTGAGGGTGAAGGTAACTAGGGTAATCGAGTTGTTTTTTCTTTGCTCGTTAAATGAGAGAAGAATCATACATTTGTCCACCAACAACTTATCAAAGAGTTAAAGGCGCATAAAAGGATCGTACATAGGACTATACATGAAAAAAATAACATTTCGATACAATTCATGAATCTCTTATTCCTTGTATTAGCGGTCCGACACCTAAGTAAAAATTGATGTGCTTTCCAGAAATGGGTCTTCTCATAGCAAGTTCATATAATAAGGTGTGTATTGATCGCGACATTTTGTTCAAGTTTATCTGAAACTGGGATGCCATATACCAGTAACATCTATGGAGTGGACAACACATTCATCAATGGAAGATGAAACTTGGCTGAATTAATTTTTTGATAGGATGCAAGAATTCACCAAGTTAAGTGAGAATAAAAGAGAATCAAATAAAAAAGTCAAAGACATAACCACTGATAGAGATAGATTTATACGGTGACAcatgttttgattcattttaatttttattcatcAATAAATTTATGTGGTtatctgtaacaccccgatattcgctgcacgcatcaaccgtgtcggccaaccgagcatgttaccggcttaatcaataatccccctaggtccgcttatcggctgcccaggaaatattgtttttgccttccgcaggaatcgaaccacgtacctaggggttaagtacgtattcatagcaagtTATCCCAAACATTAGGTCCAACATCTGTCTCCTGAGGAATAATTTCATGTTAAAAAGATGAAATGAGAGACACGTGTATATACAAGTTTTAGATTAATATGGACCTTAGAAACTCAGTCACATCTCAAGAGATATTTCAGAGATATACTTCCGAATACACCATGTTCCGTTTAATGGAATTTGTGAATTAGGGTGAGTCCGGAAATGCATTTCAAAATGCACTcgtgtttgaatttttttaaacatttggTTAGATCCGAAAATACATTTCTAGATTTACACTAAACataacttattttaaaaattgaacttGTTATATGAAACAAAAATTGAGAACATTTTAGAAAACTGAGATATATATTGAAATCTATGAAAATGT is part of the Vicia villosa cultivar HV-30 ecotype Madison, WI linkage group LG2, Vvil1.0, whole genome shotgun sequence genome and encodes:
- the LOC131647664 gene encoding peroxidase 47-like, whose amino-acid sequence is MANLLTLFFVIMSGFKLGVYGLSMNYYLFSCPFVDSVVKNNVNTALQDDPTLAAGLVRMHFHDCFIEGCDGSVLIDSTKENTAEKDSPANLSLRGYKVIDDIKQELEKQCPGVVSCADILAMAARDAVFFAGGPVYNIPKGRKDGTRSKIEDTFNLPPPFFNASQLVRMFGQHGFSPKDMVALSGAHTLGAARCVSFKERLTQLDQTLDTEFAKTLSKTCNIGDNAEQPFDATRNDFDNSYFNSLVSNNGVLTSDQTLYNSPQTRNIVNMYAMNEALFFLDFQQAMVKMSLLDVKEGSKGEVRKNCRKIN